In Denitratisoma sp. DHT3, one DNA window encodes the following:
- a CDS encoding MaoC family dehydratase, whose protein sequence is MAVVFNSNQSVIDLQGKELGTSDWLAIEQDRINQFADATGDHQWIHVDPVKAKDGPFGACIAHGYLTLSLVNYFMPQVIALENMKMGVNYGCEKIRFPNTVKVGSRVRGRCELIKAEPAGEGVQATIRVTVEIEGQERPACVADTISRYFFN, encoded by the coding sequence ATGGCTGTCGTCTTCAATTCCAACCAGTCCGTGATCGACCTGCAGGGCAAGGAGCTGGGTACCAGCGACTGGCTCGCCATCGAGCAGGACCGCATCAATCAGTTCGCCGACGCCACGGGCGACCATCAGTGGATTCACGTGGACCCTGTCAAAGCCAAGGACGGCCCTTTCGGCGCCTGCATCGCCCATGGCTATCTGACGCTCTCCCTGGTCAATTACTTCATGCCCCAGGTGATCGCCCTGGAGAACATGAAAATGGGCGTGAACTACGGTTGCGAGAAAATCCGTTTTCCCAATACCGTGAAGGTGGGTTCCCGCGTGCGCGGCCGCTGCGAGCTGATCAAGGCCGAGCCGGCCGGCGAGGGCGTCCAGGCCACGATCCGCGTCACCGTGGAGATCGAGGGCCAGGAGCGTCCCGCCTGCGTCGCCGACACCATCAGCCGTTATTTCTTCAACTGA
- a CDS encoding acetyl-CoA C-acetyltransferase, which yields MAEAYIVDALRSPTGKRKGSLATVHGADLGAHVIKAIVERNAIPAEDYDDVIFGCVDTIGALAGDIARTSWLAAGMPMCVPGTTVDRQCGSSQQAVHFAAQAVMSGTQDVILAGGVQTMTSIPISSAMLAGQPLGFTTPFAESKGWQARFGDAPVNQFYAAQRIADKWGISREDMEVFAKESHDRALAAIAAGRFDREVVPYGDFKMDETARASTLEKMATLAPVDPTYPAITAAVSSSTCDASAAVLVVSEAALKRYNLKPRARIHHISVRADDPIWHLTAPIPATEYALKRAGMKLADIDRVEINEAFASVVMAWLKETGYDYARTNVNGGAIALGHPLGASGAKLMTTLLHELERTGGRYGLQTMCEGGGQANVTIIERLG from the coding sequence ATGGCTGAAGCTTACATCGTTGATGCCCTGCGCTCCCCCACGGGCAAGCGCAAGGGTTCCCTGGCCACCGTCCATGGCGCCGACCTCGGCGCCCATGTGATCAAGGCCATCGTCGAGCGCAACGCCATTCCCGCCGAGGATTACGACGACGTGATCTTCGGCTGCGTGGACACCATCGGCGCCCTGGCCGGCGACATCGCCCGCACTTCCTGGCTGGCCGCCGGCATGCCGATGTGCGTGCCCGGCACCACCGTGGACCGCCAGTGCGGCTCCTCCCAGCAGGCTGTGCACTTCGCCGCCCAGGCGGTGATGAGCGGCACCCAGGACGTGATCCTGGCCGGCGGCGTGCAGACCATGACCAGCATTCCCATCTCCTCGGCGATGCTGGCCGGCCAGCCCCTGGGCTTCACCACGCCCTTCGCCGAGAGCAAGGGTTGGCAGGCCCGCTTCGGCGACGCGCCGGTGAACCAGTTCTACGCCGCCCAGCGCATCGCCGACAAGTGGGGCATTTCCCGCGAGGACATGGAAGTCTTCGCCAAGGAAAGCCACGACCGGGCGCTTGCCGCCATCGCCGCGGGCCGCTTCGACCGCGAAGTCGTGCCCTACGGCGACTTCAAGATGGACGAGACCGCCCGCGCCTCGACCCTGGAGAAGATGGCGACCCTGGCGCCGGTGGATCCCACTTATCCTGCCATCACCGCCGCCGTTTCCAGTTCCACCTGTGACGCTTCCGCCGCCGTGCTGGTGGTGTCCGAGGCCGCGCTGAAGCGCTACAACTTGAAGCCCCGGGCTCGCATCCATCACATCAGCGTGCGCGCCGACGATCCGATCTGGCACCTGACCGCGCCGATCCCCGCCACCGAGTACGCATTGAAGCGCGCCGGCATGAAGCTCGCCGACATCGACCGGGTGGAAATCAACGAAGCCTTCGCTTCCGTGGTCATGGCCTGGTTGAAGGAGACCGGCTACGACTACGCCAGGACCAACGTCAATGGCGGCGCCATCGCCCTGGGCCATCCCCTGGGCGCCTCCGGCGCCAAGCTGATGACCACGCTGCTCCACGAACTGGAGCGCACCGGCGGCCGCTACGGCCTGCAGACCATGTGCGAAGGCGGCGGTCAGGCCAACGTGACGATCATTGAACGCCTCGGCTAA
- a CDS encoding acetyl-CoA C-acyltransferase encodes MKEAVIVSTARTGIGKAYRGAFNDTEAPVMGGHVVKAAVERAKLNPAEVDDVIIGVSAQQGTQGYTLGRLSVYTAGLPDTVPGMALDRMCASGLVAIADAAKSIMANERDIIVAGGLESISLVQNKFKNAHRTPSKAVLAAYPTAYAPMIETAEIVSQRYNISRAAQDEYALQSQQRTAEAQAKGVFNDEIVPITVEKQLFDKEGNPTTKETVTLTKDEGNRADTTLESLAGLKPVYKNGQWVKEGQFITAGNASQLSDGASASVLMSREMAKERGLEPLGVYRGLALAGCKAEEMGIGPVFAIPKLLVRHNLKVSDIGLWEINEAFACQVVYCRDQLGIPNDRLNVNGGAIAIGHPFGMSGARLVGTALLEARRRGERYVVVSMCIGGGMGAAGLFEIV; translated from the coding sequence ATGAAAGAAGCCGTCATCGTCAGCACCGCCCGTACCGGCATCGGCAAAGCCTACCGCGGCGCCTTCAACGATACCGAAGCCCCCGTGATGGGCGGCCATGTGGTCAAGGCCGCCGTCGAGCGCGCCAAGCTCAACCCCGCCGAGGTGGATGACGTGATCATCGGCGTGTCGGCCCAGCAGGGTACTCAGGGCTACACCCTGGGCCGCCTGTCGGTGTACACCGCCGGCCTGCCCGACACCGTGCCCGGCATGGCCCTGGACCGCATGTGCGCCTCGGGCCTGGTGGCCATCGCCGACGCCGCCAAGAGCATCATGGCCAACGAGCGCGACATCATCGTCGCCGGCGGCCTGGAGTCCATCTCCCTGGTGCAGAACAAGTTCAAGAACGCCCATCGCACGCCCTCCAAGGCCGTGCTGGCGGCCTATCCCACCGCCTATGCGCCGATGATCGAGACCGCCGAGATCGTTTCCCAGCGCTACAACATCTCCCGCGCCGCGCAGGACGAGTACGCCCTGCAAAGCCAGCAGCGCACCGCGGAAGCCCAGGCCAAGGGCGTCTTCAACGACGAGATCGTGCCGATCACCGTCGAGAAGCAGCTTTTCGACAAGGAAGGCAACCCCACCACCAAGGAAACCGTGACCCTCACCAAGGACGAGGGCAACCGCGCCGACACGACGCTGGAGAGCCTGGCCGGCCTGAAGCCCGTTTATAAGAACGGCCAGTGGGTCAAGGAAGGCCAGTTCATCACCGCCGGCAACGCCTCCCAGCTGTCCGACGGCGCCTCCGCCTCGGTGCTGATGAGCCGCGAGATGGCCAAGGAGCGTGGCCTCGAGCCCCTGGGCGTGTATCGCGGTCTGGCGCTGGCCGGCTGCAAGGCCGAGGAAATGGGGATCGGTCCTGTCTTCGCGATCCCGAAACTCCTGGTCCGCCACAACCTCAAGGTGTCGGACATCGGCCTCTGGGAAATCAACGAAGCTTTCGCCTGCCAGGTGGTGTACTGCCGCGACCAGCTGGGCATCCCCAACGACCGCCTGAACGTCAACGGCGGCGCCATCGCCATCGGCCATCCCTTCGGCATGTCCGGCGCCCGTCTGGTGGGCACCGCGCTGCTGGAAGCGCGCCGTCGCGGCGAGCGCTATGTGGTCGTCTCGATGTGCATCGGCGGCGGCATGGGGGCTGCCGGTTTGTTCGAAATCGTCTAA
- a CDS encoding nuclear transport factor 2 family protein, translated as MMPTSAEMKAVMTKYASLVSAGDAEAVVALYADNATIEDPVGSPAQSGREAIAKFYQGACASGVKINVLSGPYGSFGNSAAMVAEVLVEVPGLGPSRIELVEVMEFDAQGKISAMRAYWGQEDMKPV; from the coding sequence ATGATGCCAACATCGGCGGAAATGAAGGCTGTGATGACCAAGTATGCGTCGCTGGTGAGCGCGGGCGATGCCGAGGCCGTGGTGGCGCTCTATGCCGACAACGCCACCATCGAGGACCCGGTGGGCTCTCCCGCCCAGAGTGGACGCGAGGCCATCGCCAAGTTCTACCAGGGCGCCTGCGCCTCGGGCGTGAAGATCAACGTGCTGTCCGGGCCCTATGGCTCCTTCGGCAACAGCGCCGCGATGGTGGCGGAAGTGCTGGTCGAGGTGCCGGGGTTGGGGCCGAGCCGCATCGAACTGGTCGAGGTCATGGAGTTCGACGCCCAGGGCAAGATCAGCGCCATGCGCGCCTACTGGGGCCAAGAGGACATGAAGCCCGTCTGA
- a CDS encoding FAD-binding protein gives MSENAEFDVVVVGSGGGALLSAVRCHDLGMKVLVIEKSDKYGGTSATSGGVLWIPMNGQVEDSYESAYTYLKAAVGDTSTDGKIRAFLDSGGEMIRYVNEKTSVRYKVCPEYPDYYQEMPEARPGGRSMEPVPFNAALLGDELQNLRESHIGVALNGVGMTAPEANTLATKGPGWVWLTIKTMGRYYLDYPWRLKTKRDRRLCLGNALIASLRHSMLVRDMPLWLNCPLESLVVENGRVAGVVARKDGKPLTIRARKGVILAAGGFERNQEMRDKYLPQPSRQEWSSAPKDNNTGDTIRAAEAIGARLDNMDQVWGTPSTPNPRAPQGQQPIFSERGLGGFVAVNKQGRRFVNEAISYDRFQSAMYEDHRKSGGCIPAWFVFDSNYRKNSPMGPVLPSIVMPDGKVPREWFGDFFFKADTVEGLARQIGVDAAGLAETLSKHNEYARTGVDLEFNRGSNPHDRYWSNKAVKPNPCLIPIEKGPFYALKVWPSDTGTKGGPAITDDAQVINTAGEPIPGLYCIGNNSAAALGRAYAGAGGTIGPGMVFGFRAANHLAKN, from the coding sequence ATGAGCGAGAACGCGGAATTCGATGTAGTGGTGGTGGGCTCCGGCGGTGGCGCGCTGCTGTCGGCGGTGCGTTGCCACGATCTGGGCATGAAGGTGCTGGTGATCGAGAAGAGCGACAAGTACGGCGGCACGTCCGCCACTTCCGGCGGCGTGCTGTGGATTCCCATGAACGGCCAGGTGGAGGACAGCTACGAGAGCGCCTACACCTATCTCAAGGCGGCGGTGGGCGATACCTCCACCGACGGCAAGATCCGCGCCTTCCTCGACAGCGGCGGGGAGATGATCCGCTACGTCAACGAGAAGACCTCGGTGCGCTACAAGGTCTGCCCGGAATACCCCGACTACTACCAGGAAATGCCCGAGGCCAGGCCCGGCGGCCGCTCCATGGAGCCGGTGCCCTTCAACGCCGCCCTGTTGGGCGACGAGCTTCAGAATCTGCGCGAGTCCCATATCGGCGTGGCCTTGAACGGCGTCGGCATGACGGCGCCGGAGGCCAACACCCTGGCCACCAAGGGGCCGGGCTGGGTCTGGCTCACCATCAAGACCATGGGCCGCTATTACCTCGACTACCCCTGGCGTCTGAAGACCAAGCGCGACCGTCGCCTGTGCCTGGGCAATGCGCTGATCGCTTCCTTGCGTCATTCGATGCTGGTGCGCGACATGCCCCTGTGGCTGAACTGTCCGCTGGAGTCGCTGGTGGTGGAGAACGGCCGGGTCGCCGGCGTGGTGGCCAGGAAGGACGGCAAGCCGCTGACGATCCGGGCGCGCAAGGGCGTGATCCTGGCGGCCGGCGGCTTCGAGCGCAATCAGGAAATGCGCGACAAATATCTGCCCCAGCCCAGCCGCCAGGAGTGGTCGTCCGCGCCCAAGGACAACAACACTGGCGACACCATCCGCGCCGCCGAGGCCATCGGCGCCAGGCTGGACAATATGGATCAGGTCTGGGGCACGCCCTCGACACCCAATCCCAGGGCGCCCCAGGGCCAGCAGCCGATCTTCTCGGAGCGGGGCCTGGGCGGCTTCGTCGCGGTCAACAAGCAGGGCAGGCGCTTCGTCAACGAGGCGATCTCCTACGACCGCTTCCAGTCCGCCATGTACGAGGACCATCGCAAGAGCGGCGGCTGCATCCCCGCCTGGTTCGTGTTCGACAGCAACTACCGCAAGAATTCGCCCATGGGTCCGGTCCTGCCGAGCATCGTGATGCCCGACGGCAAGGTTCCCCGGGAGTGGTTCGGCGACTTCTTCTTCAAGGCCGACACTGTCGAGGGCCTGGCCCGCCAGATCGGCGTCGATGCCGCCGGGCTGGCCGAAACCCTGAGTAAGCACAACGAGTACGCCCGCACCGGTGTGGACCTGGAGTTCAACCGGGGCTCCAACCCCCACGACCGCTATTGGTCCAACAAGGCCGTGAAGCCCAACCCCTGCCTGATCCCGATCGAGAAGGGGCCGTTCTACGCCCTCAAGGTCTGGCCCAGCGACACGGGCACCAAGGGCGGGCCGGCCATCACCGACGATGCCCAGGTGATCAACACGGCGGGCGAGCCGATTCCAGGCCTCTACTGCATCGGCAACAACTCCGCCGCCGCGCTGGGCCGCGCCTATGCCGGCGCCGGCGGCACGATCGGCCCCGGCATGGTTTTCGGCTTCCGCGCCGCCAACCATCTGGCCAAGAACTGA
- a CDS encoding CHASE domain-containing protein encodes MGGRAECSRDNSPVRLESMSDRSFPSRRASFFRLLLPGVILVFGMALTYVLHDQVWKSVRQTVRGEFEFRVNEIVENIERRLHNYEQVLSGAVGLFAASQSVERAGFAEYVRTLRLEGKYPGIQGVGFSRLIPAPQKASHVAAIRAEGFPGYDIRPGGQRDVYTSIVYLEPFNWRNQRAFGFDMYSEPVRRKAMAQARDEEMTTISGKVRLLQETDQSPQAGFLMYLPVFRFNAPHGTPDERRTNLVGWVYAPFRMNDLMAGILGKHFGEINASLDLEIYDGNETGKSQLMFDSNDQAAPRDAAFHTLRTIDLFDHRWTVSIRSLPVFDAQLRSSEADICLVPPGYKHVF; translated from the coding sequence ATGGGCGGACGGGCGGAGTGCTCGCGCGACAACTCCCCTGTTAGACTTGAGTCCATGTCAGATCGCTCATTCCCGAGCCGCCGAGCTTCGTTTTTTCGCCTGCTGCTGCCCGGGGTGATACTCGTCTTTGGAATGGCGCTGACCTACGTGCTGCATGACCAGGTTTGGAAGTCGGTCCGGCAGACGGTTCGCGGCGAGTTCGAGTTCCGGGTCAATGAGATCGTCGAGAACATCGAGCGGCGGTTGCACAACTACGAGCAGGTGCTGAGCGGAGCGGTCGGCCTGTTCGCCGCGTCGCAGTCGGTGGAGCGTGCCGGGTTCGCCGAATACGTTCGCACCCTGAGGCTCGAAGGCAAGTACCCCGGCATTCAGGGCGTGGGGTTTTCACGTCTGATCCCGGCGCCGCAGAAGGCGAGTCACGTCGCCGCGATACGGGCTGAAGGATTTCCAGGCTACGACATTCGTCCCGGCGGCCAGCGGGACGTGTATACCTCCATCGTTTACCTGGAACCGTTCAATTGGCGCAATCAGCGCGCCTTCGGTTTCGACATGTATTCCGAGCCGGTGCGGCGCAAGGCGATGGCCCAGGCGCGGGATGAGGAAATGACCACGATTTCCGGCAAGGTGCGGCTGTTGCAGGAAACCGATCAGAGCCCTCAGGCCGGATTTCTGATGTATCTGCCGGTCTTCCGTTTCAACGCGCCCCACGGCACGCCGGATGAGCGCCGTACGAATCTGGTGGGCTGGGTCTATGCGCCTTTTCGCATGAACGACCTGATGGCGGGAATACTTGGGAAGCATTTCGGCGAAATCAATGCCTCCCTGGATCTCGAAATCTACGATGGGAACGAGACCGGAAAAAGCCAACTGATGTTCGATTCGAACGATCAGGCGGCTCCTCGGGATGCCGCATTCCACACCCTGCGGACCATCGATCTTTTTGACCATCGGTGGACGGTCTCGATCCGCTCGCTTCCCGTGTTCGACGCCCAGTTGCGGAGCAGCGAGGCGGATATCTGTCTAGTCCCGCCTGGTTATAAACACGTTTTTTGA
- a CDS encoding acyl-CoA dehydrogenase family protein yields the protein MDFTFSEDQIAFREAMHSFFAKELPLEAIRKNWETEAGHAPELQARIAEQGLFGLSVPEDFGGLGLSDVDWVQMTQELGYSALPDYVVDTAYVAVGLLNALPAGHALAAEWLPRIAEGGARVAVGHPSQKLVADADSADLLLLSHQGELHAVAGSAVKTVLNPSIDLSRRPCRVEWTPGAETRVLDAAAAAPLWEDALNRGALAAAGQIMGQILRMLDISVAYTSERKQFGKPIGSFQAVKHHLATVAVKAEFAKPVLERAAQAMASGDPARGVHVSHAKLACGDAGWLAARSGIQVHGGMGYTWEVDLQIFMKRAWVLDAAWGDRAFHKNRVAAHVLSANALLGAGKTFI from the coding sequence ATGGATTTCACTTTCAGCGAAGACCAAATCGCCTTCCGCGAGGCCATGCACAGCTTCTTTGCCAAGGAGCTGCCCCTGGAGGCCATCCGCAAGAACTGGGAAACCGAAGCCGGCCACGCCCCCGAGCTCCAGGCCAGGATCGCCGAGCAGGGCCTGTTCGGCCTCTCGGTGCCCGAGGACTTCGGCGGTCTGGGCCTCTCCGACGTGGACTGGGTGCAGATGACCCAGGAACTCGGTTATTCGGCCCTGCCCGACTACGTGGTGGATACCGCCTATGTGGCCGTCGGCCTGTTGAACGCGCTGCCCGCCGGCCATGCCCTGGCGGCTGAATGGCTGCCGCGCATCGCCGAAGGCGGCGCCCGCGTGGCCGTCGGCCATCCCAGCCAGAAGCTGGTGGCCGATGCCGACAGCGCCGACCTGTTGCTGCTTTCCCATCAGGGCGAACTGCACGCCGTGGCCGGCAGCGCGGTGAAGACTGTGCTCAACCCCAGCATCGACCTGTCGCGCCGCCCGTGCCGCGTGGAATGGACGCCCGGCGCCGAGACCCGCGTGCTCGACGCCGCCGCCGCCGCGCCGCTGTGGGAAGACGCCCTGAACCGCGGCGCCCTGGCGGCCGCCGGCCAGATCATGGGCCAGATCCTGCGCATGCTGGACATCTCCGTGGCCTACACCAGCGAACGCAAGCAGTTCGGCAAGCCCATCGGCAGCTTCCAGGCGGTCAAGCACCATCTGGCCACCGTGGCGGTCAAGGCCGAGTTCGCCAAGCCCGTGCTGGAGCGGGCCGCCCAGGCCATGGCCAGCGGCGATCCCGCACGCGGCGTCCATGTCTCCCACGCCAAGCTGGCCTGCGGCGATGCCGGCTGGCTGGCCGCCCGCAGCGGCATCCAGGTCCATGGCGGCATGGGCTACACCTGGGAAGTCGATCTGCAGATATTCATGAAGCGCGCCTGGGTGCTGGACGCGGCCTGGGGCGACCGGGCCTTCCACAAGAACCGCGTGGCCGCCCATGTACTTTCCGCCAACGCCCTCCTGGGCGCCGGCAAGACCTTTATTTGA
- a CDS encoding SDR family oxidoreductase, with protein MGLCDNRTVIITGAGGGLGRAYAIALAQAGANVVVNDIRLDAAQEVVNDIVKAGGKAIANNDDITTIATAQKIVDAAIAAYGNVDAVVNNAGILRDRMFVSLSEDDWDAVMRVHLKGHFCLSNILGKYWRDQTKAGKAVDARIINTSSGAGLQGSIGQSNYSAAKGGVATLTLVQSAELKRYGVTANALAPAARTAMTEQGMPDMVKKPTDGSFDFYDPMNVAALIVYLVSSSSKHVNGQVFEIEGDRVSVCDGWKTGPEKKKGGAGYTAEEIGGVIDELIKQSAPPKKVWGS; from the coding sequence ATGGGACTTTGTGACAACCGCACCGTCATCATCACCGGCGCCGGCGGCGGCCTCGGCCGCGCCTACGCCATCGCCCTGGCCCAGGCCGGCGCCAACGTGGTGGTCAACGACATCCGCCTCGACGCCGCCCAGGAAGTGGTGAACGACATCGTCAAGGCCGGCGGCAAGGCCATCGCCAACAACGACGACATCACCACCATCGCCACCGCCCAGAAGATCGTCGACGCCGCCATTGCCGCCTACGGCAACGTGGACGCCGTGGTGAACAACGCCGGCATCCTGCGCGACCGCATGTTCGTCTCCCTCTCCGAGGACGACTGGGACGCCGTGATGCGCGTGCATCTGAAGGGTCATTTTTGCCTGTCCAACATCCTCGGCAAGTACTGGCGCGACCAGACCAAGGCCGGCAAGGCCGTGGATGCCCGCATCATCAACACCAGCTCCGGTGCTGGCCTGCAAGGCTCCATCGGCCAGTCCAACTACTCCGCCGCCAAGGGCGGCGTGGCCACCCTGACCCTGGTGCAGTCCGCGGAGCTGAAGCGCTACGGCGTCACCGCCAACGCCCTGGCCCCCGCCGCCCGCACCGCGATGACCGAGCAGGGCATGCCCGACATGGTGAAGAAGCCCACCGACGGCAGCTTCGACTTCTACGATCCGATGAACGTGGCCGCCCTGATCGTCTATCTGGTGAGTTCCTCCTCCAAGCACGTGAACGGCCAGGTCTTCGAGATCGAAGGCGACCGCGTCTCCGTCTGCGACGGCTGGAAGACCGGCCCCGAGAAGAAGAAGGGCGGTGCCGGCTACACCGCCGAGGAGATCGGCGGCGTGATCGACGAGCTGATCAAGCAGTCGGCTCCCCCGAAGAAGGTCTGGGGTAGCTGA
- a CDS encoding FadD3 family acyl-CoA ligase has translation MLPKTLTIPHTMAESAARWPEAIAIEEGERKISYRDLDALRLQAARALMALGVGVGDRVAIWAPNQWEWIVAALGLQTAGAVLVPINTRMKGMEAADILKRSGARVMFIAGDFLGSYYPDMLQGQDVGGLAHTFVLRAAKAGDKGWDDFMALAGRVSEADALARMETVKPDSLSDLMFTSGTTGRSKGVMSVHSAVVQAFDAWSSVVTLGPGDRYLVINPFFHSFGYKAGWFSALLRGATILPCAVFDAETVLKLINDERISFLPGPPTLYLTMLASPRLKDYDISSLRVAVTGAATIPPVLIQRMRDELGFKVVVTAYGLTECGGCATVCDPGEDAETIATTSGRVIPGIELRCVDEAGNPVPAGTAGEIVIRGYCVMKGYMDDEEGTREAIDAEGWLHTGDVGILDARGNLRITDRLKDMFIVGGFNCYPAEVEKLLSVHPAIAQVAVVGVPDERMGEVGCAFVILKDGAALDEKGLIGWARENMSNYKVPRYARFEKTFPTNASGKVLKRELRDAFKP, from the coding sequence ATGCTGCCCAAGACCCTGACCATTCCCCACACGATGGCGGAGTCCGCCGCCCGCTGGCCGGAGGCCATCGCCATCGAGGAGGGGGAGCGCAAGATCAGCTACCGCGACCTGGACGCCCTGCGGCTCCAGGCCGCCCGGGCCCTGATGGCCCTGGGCGTGGGCGTCGGCGACCGGGTGGCGATCTGGGCGCCCAACCAGTGGGAATGGATCGTCGCCGCCCTCGGCCTGCAGACGGCTGGCGCCGTGCTGGTGCCCATCAACACCCGCATGAAGGGCATGGAAGCGGCCGACATCCTGAAGCGCAGCGGCGCCAGGGTGATGTTCATCGCCGGCGATTTCCTGGGCAGCTACTATCCCGACATGTTGCAGGGCCAGGACGTGGGCGGGCTGGCCCATACCTTCGTGCTGCGCGCCGCCAAGGCCGGCGACAAGGGCTGGGACGATTTCATGGCGCTGGCGGGGCGGGTCTCCGAGGCCGACGCCCTGGCACGGATGGAGACGGTGAAGCCCGATTCCCTCTCCGACCTGATGTTCACCTCCGGCACCACCGGCCGCTCCAAGGGCGTGATGTCGGTGCACAGCGCCGTGGTCCAGGCCTTCGACGCCTGGTCCAGCGTGGTGACTCTGGGGCCGGGCGACCGCTATCTGGTGATCAACCCCTTCTTCCATTCCTTCGGCTACAAGGCCGGCTGGTTCTCGGCCCTGCTGCGCGGCGCGACCATCTTGCCCTGCGCGGTGTTCGACGCCGAGACCGTGCTGAAGCTGATCAACGACGAGCGCATCAGCTTCCTGCCCGGCCCGCCCACCCTGTACCTGACGATGCTGGCCTCGCCCAGGCTGAAGGACTACGACATCTCCAGCCTGCGGGTCGCCGTGACCGGCGCCGCCACCATTCCGCCGGTGCTGATCCAGCGCATGCGCGACGAGCTGGGCTTCAAGGTGGTGGTGACCGCCTACGGCCTGACCGAGTGCGGCGGCTGCGCCACCGTCTGCGATCCCGGCGAGGATGCGGAAACCATCGCCACCACCAGTGGCCGGGTGATCCCCGGCATCGAGCTGCGCTGCGTGGACGAGGCCGGCAACCCGGTGCCTGCGGGCACGGCCGGTGAGATCGTGATCCGCGGCTATTGCGTGATGAAGGGCTACATGGACGACGAGGAGGGCACCCGCGAGGCGATCGACGCCGAGGGCTGGCTGCATACCGGCGACGTCGGCATCCTCGACGCGCGGGGCAACCTGCGCATCACCGACCGCCTGAAGGACATGTTCATCGTCGGCGGCTTCAACTGCTATCCGGCCGAGGTGGAAAAGCTGCTCAGCGTCCATCCCGCGATTGCCCAGGTGGCCGTGGTGGGCGTGCCCGACGAGCGCATGGGCGAGGTGGGCTGCGCCTTCGTGATCCTGAAGGACGGCGCCGCGTTGGACGAAAAGGGGCTGATCGGCTGGGCTCGGGAGAACATGTCCAACTACAAGGTGCCGCGCTATGCGCGCTTCGAGAAGACGTTCCCCACCAACGCCTCGGGCAAGGTGCTGAAGCGGGAACTGCGGGATGCCTTCAAGCCCTGA
- a CDS encoding SDR family oxidoreductase has translation MKNAPSYVPGHGLLKGKTALVTAAAGAGIGFSAAKRCAEEGVRALMISDIHERRLGEAVEKLKAETGLQEVYGMLCDVTKEDQVQALIAAAEEKLGGVDILINNAGLGGQKRIVDMTDDEWFKVIDVSLNSVFRMTRAILKVMQPRGHGVIVNNASVLGWRAQKEQAHYAAAKAGVMALTRCAALEAAEFGVRINAVSPSIALHEFLKKASSEELLDKLSSTEAFGRAAEPWEVANTMIFLASDYSSYMTGEVVSVSSQRA, from the coding sequence ATGAAAAACGCTCCTTCCTACGTTCCGGGCCACGGCCTCCTGAAGGGCAAGACCGCCCTGGTCACCGCCGCCGCCGGTGCCGGCATCGGCTTTTCCGCCGCCAAGCGCTGCGCCGAGGAGGGCGTGCGCGCCCTGATGATTTCCGACATCCACGAGCGCCGCCTGGGCGAGGCGGTGGAGAAGCTGAAGGCCGAAACCGGGCTTCAGGAAGTCTATGGCATGCTCTGCGACGTGACCAAGGAAGATCAGGTTCAGGCGTTGATCGCGGCCGCCGAAGAGAAGCTGGGCGGCGTGGACATCCTGATCAACAATGCCGGCCTGGGTGGCCAGAAGCGCATTGTCGACATGACCGACGACGAGTGGTTCAAGGTGATCGACGTGTCCCTGAACAGCGTGTTCCGCATGACCCGCGCCATCCTCAAGGTGATGCAGCCCCGGGGCCATGGCGTGATCGTGAACAACGCCTCGGTGCTGGGCTGGCGCGCCCAGAAGGAACAGGCCCACTACGCTGCCGCCAAGGCCGGGGTGATGGCCCTGACCCGCTGCGCCGCCCTGGAAGCGGCCGAATTCGGCGTGCGCATCAATGCCGTGTCGCCTTCCATCGCGCTGCACGAGTTCCTCAAGAAGGCTTCCTCCGAGGAGCTGCTGGACAAGCTCTCCAGCACCGAAGCCTTCGGCCGCGCCGCCGAGCCCTGGGAAGTGGCCAACACCATGATCTTCCTGGCCAGCGACTATTCCTCCTACATGACGGGTGAAGTGGTCTCCGTCAGTTCCCAGCGGGCGTGA